One window of Mustelus asterias unplaced genomic scaffold, sMusAst1.hap1.1 HAP1_SCAFFOLD_3472, whole genome shotgun sequence genomic DNA carries:
- the derl2 gene encoding derlin-2 isoform X2, which translates to MCPHHRRRGTSVRVGERKLDTGCSGGALSVRLGMLFPDLSPHGTVEYLVQAAMGEQLEIITPFQLYFNPELVFKHYQVWRLITNFLFFGTVGFNFLFNMIFLYRYCRMLEEGSFRGRTADFVFMFLFGGFLMTVFGLFVNLVFLGQAFTIMLVYIWSRRNPYVRMNFFGLLNFQAPFLPWVLMGFSLLLGNSIIVDLLEPEGNRQTGKGLYFQHLLRNRCRPYLLLFGRCISKPTWWSSPAQDSKYFESCFRHS; encoded by the exons ATGTGTCCTCACCACCGCCGCCGTGGTACGAGTGTCCGGGTCGGAGAGAGAAAACTGGACACGGGCTGTTCCGGgggtgctctcagtgtgagactgGGAATGTTATTCCCGGATCTGTCCCCACATGGGACTGTTGAGTATCTGGTGCAGGCAGCAATGGGAGag CAATTAGAAATAATCACACCATTCCAGCTATATTTCAATCCAGAGTTAGTATTTAAACACTATCAG GTTTGGAGATTAATTACAAATTTCCTGTTTTTTGGCACAGTGGGATTTAACTTTTTGTTTAATATGATATTCCT ATATCGATATTGTCGGATGCTTGAAGAAGGGTCATTTAGGGGTCGAActgcagattttgtttttatgtttctctTTGGTGGATTTTTAATGACC GTCTTTGGCTTGTTTGTCAATCTGGTGTTCCTGGGTCAGGCCTTTACCATAATGCTTGTCTACATATGGAGCAGGAGGAATCCTTATGTCAGGATGAACTTTTTTGGGCTGCTTAATTTTCAGGCTCCATTCCTGCCGTGGGTACTAATGGGCTTCTCATTATTGCTTGGTAATTCAATCATAGTGGATTTACTCG AACCAGAAGGAAACAGGCAAACTGGGAAAGGGCTCTACTTCCAGCATTTGCTCAG GAATCGCTGTCGGCCATACCTACTACTTTTTGGAAGATGTATTTCCAAACCAACCTGGTGGAGTTCGCCTGCTCAGGACTCCAAATATTTT GAAAGCTGTTTTCGACATTCCTGA
- the derl2 gene encoding derlin-2 isoform X3 yields MAYQSLQQEYLQIPLVTRAYTTACVLTTAAVQLEIITPFQLYFNPELVFKHYQVWRLITNFLFFGTVGFNFLFNMIFLYRYCRMLEEGSFRGRTADFVFMFLFGGFLMTVFGLFVNLVFLGQAFTIMLVYIWSRRNPYVRMNFFGLLNFQAPFLPWVLMGFSLLLGNSIIVDLLGIAVGHTYYFLEDVFPNQPGGVRLLRTPNILKAVFDIPEEDPNYNPLPEDRPGGFNWGEGQRLGG; encoded by the exons ATGGCGTATCAGAGCTTGCAGCAGGAATACTTGCAGATCCCTCTGGTGACCCGGGCCTACACCACCGCATGTGTCCTCACCACCGCCGCCGTG CAATTAGAAATAATCACACCATTCCAGCTATATTTCAATCCAGAGTTAGTATTTAAACACTATCAG GTTTGGAGATTAATTACAAATTTCCTGTTTTTTGGCACAGTGGGATTTAACTTTTTGTTTAATATGATATTCCT ATATCGATATTGTCGGATGCTTGAAGAAGGGTCATTTAGGGGTCGAActgcagattttgtttttatgtttctctTTGGTGGATTTTTAATGACC GTCTTTGGCTTGTTTGTCAATCTGGTGTTCCTGGGTCAGGCCTTTACCATAATGCTTGTCTACATATGGAGCAGGAGGAATCCTTATGTCAGGATGAACTTTTTTGGGCTGCTTAATTTTCAGGCTCCATTCCTGCCGTGGGTACTAATGGGCTTCTCATTATTGCTTGGTAATTCAATCATAGTGGATTTACTCG GAATCGCTGTCGGCCATACCTACTACTTTTTGGAAGATGTATTTCCAAACCAACCTGGTGGAGTTCGCCTGCTCAGGACTCCAAATATTTT GAAAGCTGTTTTCGACATTCCTGAAGAAGATCCCAATTACAACCCACTGCCAGAGGACCGACCTGGGGGTTTCAACTGGGGCGAGGGACAACGACTCGGGGGCTAA
- the derl2 gene encoding derlin-2 isoform X4: MAYQSLQQEYLQIPLVTRAYTTACVLTTAAVQLEIITPFQLYFNPELVFKHYQVWRLITNFLFFGTVGFNFLFNMIFLYRYCRMLEEGSFRGRTADFVFMFLFGGFLMTVFGLFVNLVFLGQAFTIMLVYIWSRRNPYVRMNFFGLLNFQAPFLPWVLMGFSLLLGNSIIVDLLEPEGNRQTGKGLYFQHLLRNRCRPYLLLFGRCISKPTWWSSPAQDSKYFESCFRHS, encoded by the exons ATGGCGTATCAGAGCTTGCAGCAGGAATACTTGCAGATCCCTCTGGTGACCCGGGCCTACACCACCGCATGTGTCCTCACCACCGCCGCCGTG CAATTAGAAATAATCACACCATTCCAGCTATATTTCAATCCAGAGTTAGTATTTAAACACTATCAG GTTTGGAGATTAATTACAAATTTCCTGTTTTTTGGCACAGTGGGATTTAACTTTTTGTTTAATATGATATTCCT ATATCGATATTGTCGGATGCTTGAAGAAGGGTCATTTAGGGGTCGAActgcagattttgtttttatgtttctctTTGGTGGATTTTTAATGACC GTCTTTGGCTTGTTTGTCAATCTGGTGTTCCTGGGTCAGGCCTTTACCATAATGCTTGTCTACATATGGAGCAGGAGGAATCCTTATGTCAGGATGAACTTTTTTGGGCTGCTTAATTTTCAGGCTCCATTCCTGCCGTGGGTACTAATGGGCTTCTCATTATTGCTTGGTAATTCAATCATAGTGGATTTACTCG AACCAGAAGGAAACAGGCAAACTGGGAAAGGGCTCTACTTCCAGCATTTGCTCAG GAATCGCTGTCGGCCATACCTACTACTTTTTGGAAGATGTATTTCCAAACCAACCTGGTGGAGTTCGCCTGCTCAGGACTCCAAATATTTT GAAAGCTGTTTTCGACATTCCTGA
- the derl2 gene encoding derlin-2 isoform X1: MCPHHRRRGTSVRVGERKLDTGCSGGALSVRLGMLFPDLSPHGTVEYLVQAAMGEQLEIITPFQLYFNPELVFKHYQVWRLITNFLFFGTVGFNFLFNMIFLYRYCRMLEEGSFRGRTADFVFMFLFGGFLMTVFGLFVNLVFLGQAFTIMLVYIWSRRNPYVRMNFFGLLNFQAPFLPWVLMGFSLLLGNSIIVDLLGIAVGHTYYFLEDVFPNQPGGVRLLRTPNILKAVFDIPEEDPNYNPLPEDRPGGFNWGEGQRLGG, from the exons ATGTGTCCTCACCACCGCCGCCGTGGTACGAGTGTCCGGGTCGGAGAGAGAAAACTGGACACGGGCTGTTCCGGgggtgctctcagtgtgagactgGGAATGTTATTCCCGGATCTGTCCCCACATGGGACTGTTGAGTATCTGGTGCAGGCAGCAATGGGAGag CAATTAGAAATAATCACACCATTCCAGCTATATTTCAATCCAGAGTTAGTATTTAAACACTATCAG GTTTGGAGATTAATTACAAATTTCCTGTTTTTTGGCACAGTGGGATTTAACTTTTTGTTTAATATGATATTCCT ATATCGATATTGTCGGATGCTTGAAGAAGGGTCATTTAGGGGTCGAActgcagattttgtttttatgtttctctTTGGTGGATTTTTAATGACC GTCTTTGGCTTGTTTGTCAATCTGGTGTTCCTGGGTCAGGCCTTTACCATAATGCTTGTCTACATATGGAGCAGGAGGAATCCTTATGTCAGGATGAACTTTTTTGGGCTGCTTAATTTTCAGGCTCCATTCCTGCCGTGGGTACTAATGGGCTTCTCATTATTGCTTGGTAATTCAATCATAGTGGATTTACTCG GAATCGCTGTCGGCCATACCTACTACTTTTTGGAAGATGTATTTCCAAACCAACCTGGTGGAGTTCGCCTGCTCAGGACTCCAAATATTTT GAAAGCTGTTTTCGACATTCCTGAAGAAGATCCCAATTACAACCCACTGCCAGAGGACCGACCTGGGGGTTTCAACTGGGGCGAGGGACAACGACTCGGGGGCTAA